In Capsicum annuum cultivar UCD-10X-F1 chromosome 7, UCD10Xv1.1, whole genome shotgun sequence, one genomic interval encodes:
- the LOC107876393 gene encoding probable plastid-lipid-associated protein 12, chloroplastic: MGTRVEEAIDEFISLNKNIANSELKLLEGEWQMIWSSQIVKPSGQLKFLVSILFGFRFCMTGKYESFSGNKQVVTIDAQKF; encoded by the exons ATGGGTACAAGGGTAGAAGAG GCAATTGACGAGTTTATTTCCTTAAACAAAAATATAGCGAATTCTGAACTGAAACTTCTCGAGGGAGAGTGGCAAATGATATGGAGTTCACAG ATTGTCAAACCAAGCGGACAGTTAAAGTTTCTGGTCAGCATATTATTCGGTTTTAGGTTCTGCATGACTGGCAAATATGA AAGTTTTAGTGGCAACAAACAAGTGGTCACAATTGATGCTCAGAAGTTTTAG